The Pseudoxanthomonas suwonensis sequence GCAAGGGCCAGCCCAGCCAGGTCTCGGCGGTCTCGCACGGCTCGTCCACCGCCCGTTTCGACGGCATCAACGTCATCAACACCGCCCGGTCGCTCGGCTGACGGTCAGGAGAATCCACGAATCATGAGCATCCTCACCGAAGCACAGGCCAAAGCCATCCTGGACAAGGTCCTGGCCCTGTCCACCGCCGACGAATGCACCGCGACCCTGACCGGCACCACCACCGGCAACATCCGCTTCGCCCTGAACAACGTCTCCACCAGCGGCGAGGTCTACGACATCGAACTGGGCGTGCAGGTTGCGTTCGGCAGGCGCGTGGGCACCGCGACGATCAACGAGTTCGACGACGCAGCGCTGGCCCGCGTGGTCAAGCGTGCCGAGGACCTGGCCAGGCTGGCGCCGGAAAACCCGGAATTCATGCCGGCCATCGAGAAGCAGGCCTACCGGCCCACCCCGACCTTCAGCGAGTCGACCGCGGCGATCGACCCGGCCTACCGCGCCAAGGTCGCCGCCGACACCATCGCCCCGTGCAAGGCCGAGCAACTGGTCGCCGCCGGCTTCCTGGAAGACGGCCAGCGCTTCGTCGCCTTCGCCAACAGCAAGGGCAACTTCGGCTACCAGCGGGCGACCGACCTCAACTACACCTGCACCGTGCGCACCGAGGACGGCCGTGGTTCGGGCTGGGTCGGGCGCAACCTCAGGGACGCCAGCGAATTCGACGCCGGCCAGGACATCCGCACCGCCATCCGCAAGGCCAGCGCCTCGGTCGACGCCAAGGCGCTGGAGCCGGGCAAGTACACGGTGGTGCTGGAACCGGCGGCGGCGGCGGGGCTGATCTCGTTCATGATGAACTTCTTCGACGCGCGCGCCGCCGACGAAGGCCGCAGCTTCCTGTCCAGGAAGGGCGGCGGCAACCGGCTGGGCGAGCAGGTCTACGATCCGCAGGTCAACATCTACGCCGACCCGTGGGACCCGCTGGCCCCGGTCATGCCGTGGGACGGCGAAGGCCTGGCGCGGACCCGGCAGCCGCTGATCGAGAACGGCAGGATCGCCAACCTGGACTACTCGCGCTTCTGGGCGCAGAAGCAGGGCAAGCAGGCGGTCGGCCGCCCCGGCAACCTGCTGATGACCGGCGGCGACAAGTCCACCGCCGACCTGGTCCGCGGCACCGACCGCGGCGTGCTGGTCACCCGCACCTGGTACATCCGCATGGTCGACCCGCAGACCGTGCTGCTGACCGGCCTGACCCGCGACGGCACCTTCTACATCGAGAACGGCCAGATCAAGCACCCGATCAAGAACTTCCGCTTCAACGAGTCGCCGGTGATCATGCTCAACAACATCGACGAACTGGGCAAGCCGGTGCGCGTCGGCGGCGACGAGTCCCGTTTCGCGATGGTGCTGCCGCCGATGCGGCTGCGCGATTTCACCTTCACCTCGCTGTCCGACGCGGTCTGAGTGCGGATGCCCTCCCCCGCGCGCGGGGGAGGGCCAGGATGCGGACCCGACGCGATCCGGCGCACGCGACATGGCGCCGGGTCGTTCCGCAATCCGATGCCGCTCCAGCGCCGTGCCCTCGCCCGATGAACTCCTCCCCGCCCGTACCGCCAGCCAGCACGACCGCCTCCGCGGCCGCGGGCCGGCGCGGATGCGCACCGCGATGAACCGGGCGCAGTTCCTGCGGCTGATGGCCTCCGGCCTGGGCGCGGCGCTGCTGGCCGGCCCGCTGCGCGCCGCGCGCGCGGCGGCGGGCTACGACTTCTGGTTCACCCGGCTCAAGTACGACTCCGGCGACTGGGACGTGGACGCGCGCATGCCGTCCAACGTCATCACTTCGCTGATCGACTACACCACGCTGCGGGTGGACCCGAAGGAACACGTTCTGGCGCTGTCCGACCCGAAGGTGCTGGACGCGCCGTTCTGCTACCTGGCCGGGCACAAGCTGGTGGAGTTCAACCCGGACGAGCGGCGCATCTTCGAGCGCTACGTGCGCAACGGCGGTTTCGTCTTCGTCGACGACTGCAACCACGACATCGACGGCCTGTTCGCCAAGTCGTTCGAAGCGCAGATGGCATCGATCTTCGGCCCGCGCGCGCTGAAGAAGCTGCCAAACCGCCACCCGGTCTACCACAGCTTCTTCCGTTTTCCCGACGGTCCGCCGGCCACCAGCTTCGAACTCAACGGCTGGGGCGACGACCTGGTGCACGACTACCTGAAGGGCATCGAGATCGATGGCCGCCTGGGCGTGCTCTACAGCAACAAGGACTACGGCTGCGAGTGGGACTACGACTGGCGCAACAAGCGCTTCCTGGCCGAGGACAACACCCGGTTCGCGGTCAACATCGTGATGTACGCACTGAACAACTGACGGACCCGGAACGACCATGCCGCAGGCCACCGAAGAAACCCTCATCCAGGAACGACTCGCCCGCCTGGACCCGTTGCGCGAAGCCATCGCCCAGGCCGTGGTCGGCCAGGCCGAGGTGGTCGAGCAGTTGCTGATCGGCCTGCTGGCCGGCGGCCACTGCCTGCTGGAAGGCGTGCCCGGGCTGGGCAAGACCCTGCTGGTGCGCACGCTCGGCCAGGCGCTGGACCTGCAGTTCCGGCGCGTGCAGTTCACCCCGGACCTGATGCCCAGCGACATCCTCGGCACCGAGCTGCTGGAAGAGGACCACGGCACCGGCAAGCGCCACTTCAAGTTCCAGCCCGGCCCGGTGTTCACCCACCTGCTGCTGGCCGACGAACTGAACCGCACGCCGCCCAAGACCCAGGCCGCGCTGCTGGAAGCGATGCAGGAGCGCACGGTCAGCTACGCCGGCACCACCTACGCGCTGCCGCGGCCGTTCTTCGTGCTGGCCACGCAGAACCCGGTCGAGCAGGCCGGCACCTATCCGCTGCCGGAAGCGCAGCTCGACCGCTTCCTGCTGCACGTGCGCGTGGACTACCCCAGCGAGGCCGAGGAGCAGGCGATCCTGGTCCGGACCACCGGCAGCGACGCCCAGCAGGTGCCCAAGGTGATGCAGGGCGAGGAAATCCTGGAGCTGCAGGCACTGGTGCGCCAGGTGCACCTGGGCGCGGACCTGCTGGCCTGGATCGCGCGCCTGGTCCGCACCAGCCGCCCCGGCGAGGGCGCGCCGGACGCGGTGCGCAAGTACGTGCGCTGGGGCGCCGGCCCGCGCGCCGGGCAGTCGCTGGTGCTGGCGGCCAAGGCGCGCGCGCTGCTGCACGGCCGCCTGGCCGCCACCCGCGAGGACGTGGTCGCGCTGGCCGCGCCGGTGATGCGCCACCGCCTGCTGCTGTCGTTCGCCGCCGAGGCCGAACAGCAGGACGCCGACAGCGTGGTCGCCGCGTTGCTGAAGGCCGTACCGTTCCCCGGCGCCTGATCCCGGCCCGCGACCGCCTTCCGTGACCGGCGACCTCATCCCGCCCGCACTGCGCAACCGCCTGCGCGACCTGCGCCTGACCTCGCGCCATGCAATCGGCGCGCAGGGCATCGGCCTGCACCGCAGCCACAGCCGCGGCGCCGGGCTGGAGTTCTCCCAGTACCGCGCCTACGAGCCGGGCGACGACCCGCGCCAGGTCGACTGGAAGCTGTACGCGCGCTCGGACCGGTTCTTCGTCCGCGAATCCGAGCGCGAAAGCCCGCTGGACGTGTGGATCCTGCTGGACGCCAGCGCCTCGATGGCGCAGGCCGATGCCACCCGTCCGGACTGGTCGCGGCTGGATGCGGCACGCTGCCTGGCCGCCTGCCTGGGCGAACTGGCGCTGCGCCAGGGCGACCGCTTCGGCCTGGTCGGCCTGCACGAGGGCGGCCTGCGCCTGCTGCCGCCGGGCACCGGCACCCGCCAGCGCGACCGCCTGCAGCTGGAACTGCGCGGGCTCGAGGCCGGCGGCGGCTTCCCGCCCGAGTCGCGGCTGGCGCCGCTGTGGGAACGCATCGGCAGCCGCGACCTGGTGGTGCTGCTGAGCGACTGCTTCGACGAGGCCGCCGTGGCGCTGGCCGAACGGCTGGCGGCCGCGCGCCGCGAGGTGCTGGCGATCCAGCTGCTGACGGTCGAGGAACGCGATTTCCCGTTCCGCGGCGGGCACCGCTTCCACGATCCGGAAAGCGGCGAGGAACTGCTGGGCGACGGCACGGCGATGCGCGCCGACTACCTGGCCCGCTTCGCCCAGGCGCAGGCGGCGCTGGATGCGCGGCTCGACGCGGCCGGCATCCGCCATGCGCGCCACGTGCTGGACGAAGCGCCGGACCTGGCGTTGCGCAGGCTGTTCGGCAGGCACGACGCGGTGGAATACGCATGAGCCTGGCGCTGCTGCTGCCCGCCGCCCTGGTCGCGCTCGCGGCCCTGCTGGTGCCGCTGCTGCTGCACCTGGCGCGGCGCAGCCAGCTGCAGCCGACGCCGTTTGCCGCGCTGCGCTGGCTGCGGCAGAAACCGCGGCCGCGCCATCGCATCCGCTTCGACGAATGGCCGCTGCTGCTGCTGCGCCTGCTGCTGTTGGCCGGGCTGGCGCTGTGGCTGGCGCAGCCGGTATTGCTGGGCCGCGAGGACCGGCGCCCCTACGTGGCGGTGGCGACCGGCGTCGATGCGGCCGCGATCGACCGCGACACCCTGCCCGCCGGAGCGCGTCTGCACCGGCTGGCCGCGGGCTTCCCGGCACTGGACGCGACCGGCACGCCCGCCGGCCCGGCACCGCTGGCCAGTCTGCTGCGCCAGTTGGACGCCGAACTGCCGGCCGGCGTGCCGTTGACGGTGATCGTGCCGGACATCCTCGACGGCACCGACGCACAGCGGCCACGGCTGTCGCGCGCGGTGGACTGGCGCATCGTCGACGGCGGCGGCGCCGCACCGCGCGAGCCGGCCGCGACCGTGCTGCCGTCCATCCGCCATGGCGACGGTGCGGAAGGCCTGCGCTACCTGCGCGCCGCCGCCCGCGCCTGGCAGCCGCCGGCCGATGACGGCGGCGAAGTCGACGTCAGCGACGCCGCACTATCGATCGCCACGGCCGCGCAACCGCCGGAAGCCGCGCCGCGGCCGTTGCTGTGGCTGGGCGCGGGCGAACTGCCGGCCGCCGTGCGGCAATGGATCCAGGCTGGCGGCACCGCCCTGGTCGACCACGACACCGCGGTCGATGGCGTGGCGGGTTTCGCCCCGCTGTGGCGCGACGCGCAGGGCACGGTGCTGGTCGAAGGTGTGCGCGACGGCCGCGGCCGCCTGCTGCGCTTCACCGTGCCGCTGCGGCCGCAGGCGATGCCGGTCCTGCTGGAAGCGGACTTCCCGCAGCGCCTACTGGCCCTGCTGCAACCGCCAGCGCCGGCGCCGGCGCTGGTCGCGGCAACGGCCTACACACCTGATACCGGCGATGCGGTTTACCCGCAGCCGCCGCTGCCGCTGCAGCCCTGGCTGGCGGTGCTGCTGGCGGCGCTGTTCGCGCTGGAACGCTGGCTGGCCACGCGCCGGCAACGGGGCCCGTCGCCGTGACCCTGCCGTTCCTGCCCCACCGCCTGCTGCGACAGGCGCAACGCCGCGGCCTGGCGATCGACCTGGCCTTCGTCGTGCCGGTATTGCTTGCCATGACCTCCCTGGCCTGGCGCTTGGGCGGCACGCCTGCGGCCATCGCCATCGCCACGCTGGCCGCAGCCATCGCCGGCATCCAGCTCATACGGCGCTGGCGCCGGCACGACGCCACCTGGCTGGTGCGCCGGCTCAACGACGAACGCGCCGGCCTGGAGGACAGCGCCGACCTGCTGCTGGCCGATGCGGCCGCGCTGCCGCCACTGCCGCGCCTGCAGCAGCAGCGCCTGTGGCAGCGCCTGCGCGCCGATCCGCCCGACCTGCGCCGGTCGTGGCCGTGGCGCCGGCTGCTGCCGGCCGTGGCCTTGCCGCTGGCCGTGGCCGTCCTCGCGCTGGGCTGGCCCCCGGCCGATCCGCTGCCGGCCGGCCCGACCGCCGCCGTGGCGGGTCGGGACGCCGTCGTCCCTGCGCCGCCACCGCAACGGATCGGGCAGCAGCTGCGGGTGCAGCCCCCGGCCCATACCGGCCTGCCGGAACGCAGCAGCACCGACCTGCAGGCCCAGGCACCGCAGGATTCCCGCCTGCACTGGTCGCTGCGCTACGACCGCACGCCCGAAGCGGTAGCGCTGGTCTTCCACGACGGCAGGCGCCTGCCGTTGCGGCTGCACGAGGGCGCGTGGCACGCCGATGCCGTGCTCACCGAATCGGTGCTGTACCGCATCGAAGCGGACGGTGCGGCCGACGATGCGCAGCGCCTGTACCGGCTGGACGCCATCCCCGACCGGCCGCCGCAGGTCCGGGTGCTGCAGCCGGATCGCAGCCTGAGCCTGGCGACGCCGGGCCAGCGCCACTGGGACGTGGCCTTCGAGGCCAGCGACGACTACGGCGTGGCCGCCGCCGCACAGCTGCGCGTGGTGCTGGCCCAGGGCAGCGGCGAGAACATCGCCTTCCGGGAATCGCGGATCGCCCTGGCCGGCAGCGGCGAACCGGTCCGCAAGCGCTTCGCCCACCGGCTGGACCTGGCCGCGCTGGGCTTCGCCGAAGGCGACGACCTGGTGGTGCAGCTGGTCGTCGCCGACAACCGCCGGCCGCGGCCGCACGAGGCGCGCAGCCCCAGCCTGATCCTGCGCTGGCAGGCCGGACTGGGCGCGGCGCCGACCGGGATCGAGGCGGTGGTCAGGCAGGTCCTGCCGGCGTATTTCCGCAGCCAGCGCCAGATCATCATCGACGCCGAGGCGCTGCAGAAGCGCAAGCCGGCGCTGGGCGATGCGGACTTCGTCAAGCGCTCGGACGCGATCGGCGTGGACCAGCGCATCCTGCGCCTGCGCTACGGCCAGTTCCTCGGCGAGGAAACCGAAGGCGCGCCGAGGCGGCCGCCGCTGCCGACCGACGATGCCGGGGAAGAGCACCACGACGACGACGGCCACGACCATGGCCGCTCCGCCGCGACCGCCGACCTGCACGACCATGGCCACGACGACGACCCGGGCCAACCGCAGGTGTTCGGCCGCCAGGAAGACGTGCTGGCCGAGTACGGCCATACCCACGACCACGCCGAGGCCGCGACCCTGCTGGATCCGGAGACCCGCGCCATCCTCAAGCAGGCGCTGGACCAGATGTGGCAGTCGGAACTGCACCTGCGCCAGGGCCGTCCCGACCAGGCGCTGCCCTATGCCTACAAGGCGCTGGACTTCATCAAGCAGGTGCAGCAGGCCAGCCGCATCTACCTGGCCCGGGTCGGCCCGCAGCTGCCGCCGATCGACGAAGGCCGCCGGCTGGGCGGCAAGCGCGACGGCATCGCTCCGCGCGCCGGTGCGCTGCAGCGCCGCGACGACGCCGACGCGGCGGCGATCGAATCGCTGTGGCGCGCGCTGGGTCCGCAACAGGATGGCAGCGACGGCAGCTCCATCACGGACAGCCTGGACGGGCTGGAGGCCTGGCTGCGGCAACACCCGG is a genomic window containing:
- a CDS encoding TldD/PmbA family protein → MSILTEAQAKAILDKVLALSTADECTATLTGTTTGNIRFALNNVSTSGEVYDIELGVQVAFGRRVGTATINEFDDAALARVVKRAEDLARLAPENPEFMPAIEKQAYRPTPTFSESTAAIDPAYRAKVAADTIAPCKAEQLVAAGFLEDGQRFVAFANSKGNFGYQRATDLNYTCTVRTEDGRGSGWVGRNLRDASEFDAGQDIRTAIRKASASVDAKALEPGKYTVVLEPAAAAGLISFMMNFFDARAADEGRSFLSRKGGGNRLGEQVYDPQVNIYADPWDPLAPVMPWDGEGLARTRQPLIENGRIANLDYSRFWAQKQGKQAVGRPGNLLMTGGDKSTADLVRGTDRGVLVTRTWYIRMVDPQTVLLTGLTRDGTFYIENGQIKHPIKNFRFNESPVIMLNNIDELGKPVRVGGDESRFAMVLPPMRLRDFTFTSLSDAV
- a CDS encoding DUF4159 domain-containing protein — encoded protein: MNRAQFLRLMASGLGAALLAGPLRAARAAAGYDFWFTRLKYDSGDWDVDARMPSNVITSLIDYTTLRVDPKEHVLALSDPKVLDAPFCYLAGHKLVEFNPDERRIFERYVRNGGFVFVDDCNHDIDGLFAKSFEAQMASIFGPRALKKLPNRHPVYHSFFRFPDGPPATSFELNGWGDDLVHDYLKGIEIDGRLGVLYSNKDYGCEWDYDWRNKRFLAEDNTRFAVNIVMYALNN
- a CDS encoding AAA family ATPase, with product MPQATEETLIQERLARLDPLREAIAQAVVGQAEVVEQLLIGLLAGGHCLLEGVPGLGKTLLVRTLGQALDLQFRRVQFTPDLMPSDILGTELLEEDHGTGKRHFKFQPGPVFTHLLLADELNRTPPKTQAALLEAMQERTVSYAGTTYALPRPFFVLATQNPVEQAGTYPLPEAQLDRFLLHVRVDYPSEAEEQAILVRTTGSDAQQVPKVMQGEEILELQALVRQVHLGADLLAWIARLVRTSRPGEGAPDAVRKYVRWGAGPRAGQSLVLAAKARALLHGRLAATREDVVALAAPVMRHRLLLSFAAEAEQQDADSVVAALLKAVPFPGA
- a CDS encoding DUF58 domain-containing protein; its protein translation is MTGDLIPPALRNRLRDLRLTSRHAIGAQGIGLHRSHSRGAGLEFSQYRAYEPGDDPRQVDWKLYARSDRFFVRESERESPLDVWILLDASASMAQADATRPDWSRLDAARCLAACLGELALRQGDRFGLVGLHEGGLRLLPPGTGTRQRDRLQLELRGLEAGGGFPPESRLAPLWERIGSRDLVVLLSDCFDEAAVALAERLAAARREVLAIQLLTVEERDFPFRGGHRFHDPESGEELLGDGTAMRADYLARFAQAQAALDARLDAAGIRHARHVLDEAPDLALRRLFGRHDAVEYA
- a CDS encoding BatA domain-containing protein gives rise to the protein MSLALLLPAALVALAALLVPLLLHLARRSQLQPTPFAALRWLRQKPRPRHRIRFDEWPLLLLRLLLLAGLALWLAQPVLLGREDRRPYVAVATGVDAAAIDRDTLPAGARLHRLAAGFPALDATGTPAGPAPLASLLRQLDAELPAGVPLTVIVPDILDGTDAQRPRLSRAVDWRIVDGGGAAPREPAATVLPSIRHGDGAEGLRYLRAAARAWQPPADDGGEVDVSDAALSIATAAQPPEAAPRPLLWLGAGELPAAVRQWIQAGGTALVDHDTAVDGVAGFAPLWRDAQGTVLVEGVRDGRGRLLRFTVPLRPQAMPVLLEADFPQRLLALLQPPAPAPALVAATAYTPDTGDAVYPQPPLPLQPWLAVLLAALFALERWLATRRQRGPSP
- a CDS encoding DUF4175 domain-containing protein, which encodes MTLPFLPHRLLRQAQRRGLAIDLAFVVPVLLAMTSLAWRLGGTPAAIAIATLAAAIAGIQLIRRWRRHDATWLVRRLNDERAGLEDSADLLLADAAALPPLPRLQQQRLWQRLRADPPDLRRSWPWRRLLPAVALPLAVAVLALGWPPADPLPAGPTAAVAGRDAVVPAPPPQRIGQQLRVQPPAHTGLPERSSTDLQAQAPQDSRLHWSLRYDRTPEAVALVFHDGRRLPLRLHEGAWHADAVLTESVLYRIEADGAADDAQRLYRLDAIPDRPPQVRVLQPDRSLSLATPGQRHWDVAFEASDDYGVAAAAQLRVVLAQGSGENIAFRESRIALAGSGEPVRKRFAHRLDLAALGFAEGDDLVVQLVVADNRRPRPHEARSPSLILRWQAGLGAAPTGIEAVVRQVLPAYFRSQRQIIIDAEALQKRKPALGDADFVKRSDAIGVDQRILRLRYGQFLGEETEGAPRRPPLPTDDAGEEHHDDDGHDHGRSAATADLHDHGHDDDPGQPQVFGRQEDVLAEYGHTHDHAEAATLLDPETRAILKQALDQMWQSELHLRQGRPDQALPYAYKALDFIKQVQQASRIYLARVGPQLPPIDEGRRLGGKRDGIAPRAGALQRRDDADAAAIESLWRALGPQQDGSDGSSITDSLDGLEAWLRQHPDRAPDALSLYAAIDALRRQPDCADCRTALRGLLWPLLPRPPAATLRRDDGDAQGRRYLDALRREEQR